In one window of Thermodesulforhabdaceae bacterium DNA:
- the ndk gene encoding nucleoside-diphosphate kinase: protein MERTLSIIKPDAVSRGLMGKIMARFESEGIRIVAAKMVKLTKEEAMAFYAVHKDKPFYDSLTDFMSSGPIMVMVLEGEDVIRRNRAIMGATNPKQAEPGTIRAEYGTDVEKNAVHGSDSPETAVKEIGFFFSEYELVGM, encoded by the coding sequence ATGGAAAGAACGCTTTCGATCATCAAACCTGATGCAGTATCACGAGGTCTAATGGGGAAAATTATGGCTCGGTTTGAATCAGAAGGTATCAGGATTGTAGCTGCTAAGATGGTGAAATTAACTAAGGAAGAAGCAATGGCTTTCTATGCTGTGCACAAGGATAAACCTTTTTACGATAGCTTGACTGATTTCATGTCTTCGGGACCCATCATGGTTATGGTGCTCGAAGGAGAAGATGTAATCCGCCGAAATAGAGCCATCATGGGAGCTACGAATCCTAAACAGGCAGAACCGGGCACGATAAGGGCTGAATATGGAACTGATGTGGAAAAAAATGCTGTGCATGGTTCCGACAGCCCTGAGACGGCGGTTAAAGAGATAGGATTTTTCTTCAGCGAGTATGAACTTGTTGGAATGTAA
- a CDS encoding transglycosylase SLT domain-containing protein: MDERGGIMRAVRYASSFIILFLFISGCSSVGTMESEGSGGAKKLASLPPQITPVQPSQPSMPSGIVPYFRLPSEFTFCGESVPLKRPDIMERFDREFTIVVYSHAQVYLWLKRAERYFPWLEQQLKAKGLPDDLKYVMVAESDLLPGAKSSAGAAGIWQFIPSTGSNYGLRVANHLDERYDFEKATESALRYLTDLYNKFHSWTLALAAYNCGEDRVFREMSKQRVKSYYDLRLPNETERYVFRIMAIKEVLSNPEKYGYQYIKGTGYQPFQLEKVPVTLNDSISVVDLAEAAGLTYRQFLIYNPHIQSDTLPAGFYAFRVPPEQKDSFGMKVEELKKRYVQQFRYHVVSKGESLVSIAKRYGVSVDDIKQWNQLKSNHVVKGQTVKIKVSK, from the coding sequence ATGGATGAGAGAGGTGGAATTATGAGAGCCGTGAGGTATGCTTCGAGTTTTATCATATTATTCCTGTTTATTAGTGGCTGTAGTAGCGTGGGGACAATGGAATCGGAAGGATCTGGGGGAGCGAAGAAACTTGCTTCTTTACCGCCTCAGATCACGCCTGTTCAACCTTCTCAGCCATCGATGCCTTCCGGAATTGTTCCTTACTTCCGCCTGCCGTCTGAATTTACCTTCTGTGGAGAGTCTGTGCCCCTTAAGAGACCTGATATTATGGAACGGTTCGATCGAGAGTTCACAATAGTAGTGTATTCTCATGCTCAGGTCTATCTGTGGCTTAAGAGAGCGGAACGGTATTTCCCGTGGCTGGAGCAGCAACTTAAAGCGAAGGGACTGCCTGACGACTTGAAATATGTTATGGTGGCAGAAAGCGATCTGTTGCCAGGAGCAAAATCTTCAGCTGGTGCTGCTGGTATATGGCAATTTATTCCATCCACAGGGTCTAATTATGGACTTAGAGTAGCCAACCATCTGGATGAGCGTTACGACTTTGAGAAAGCCACAGAAAGTGCGCTTAGATACCTTACCGACCTTTACAATAAGTTCCATAGCTGGACTCTCGCTCTAGCGGCATACAATTGTGGGGAAGATCGAGTCTTTCGTGAGATGTCGAAGCAAAGGGTTAAAAGCTATTACGATCTTAGATTGCCGAACGAAACTGAGCGATATGTATTCAGAATTATGGCTATTAAAGAAGTGCTCTCGAATCCTGAAAAATATGGCTACCAGTATATCAAAGGAACAGGTTACCAGCCTTTTCAACTGGAAAAGGTGCCGGTTACTCTTAACGATTCCATTTCCGTTGTTGATCTTGCAGAAGCTGCAGGTTTGACCTACAGACAATTCCTTATTTATAATCCTCATATTCAATCGGATACCCTTCCTGCTGGTTTTTATGCTTTTCGTGTTCCCCCGGAGCAAAAAGACTCTTTTGGAATGAAAGTTGAAGAACTCAAGAAGCGTTACGTTCAACAATTCCGATACCACGTGGTTTCAAAAGGAGAAAGTCTGGTTTCCATTGCTAAACGTTATGGCGTTTCAGTAGATGACATTAAGCAGTGGAACCAATTAAAGAGTAACCATGTGGTTAAAGGACAGACTGTTAAAATTAAAGTATCCAAGTAG
- a CDS encoding NAD-dependent deacylase encodes MEDKYKIAAEKIKNARFGIALTGAGISVESGIPDFRSPSGLWSKYDPEEYGYIESFRKDPAKVWRMILEVQDLLNNAKPNPAHISLAELEREGHIRAIVTQNIDSLHQRAGSVEVIEYHGHARTLRCDVCGQTYLPEMIRFDDLPPRCSCSGPIRPDFVFFGEPIPPLAYRRSMEYAARCDVMLIIGTSATVAPASYLPVIAKERGAYIVEINPTPSAISSALTDLYIGEPAGKALPCIVQALRELKEGSS; translated from the coding sequence ATGGAAGATAAATACAAAATTGCAGCAGAGAAAATCAAGAATGCCCGCTTCGGCATAGCTCTTACAGGGGCGGGGATTTCGGTAGAAAGTGGAATCCCTGATTTCAGAAGCCCTTCCGGTTTGTGGTCAAAATATGATCCTGAAGAATACGGCTACATTGAGTCTTTTAGAAAGGATCCTGCTAAAGTATGGCGAATGATTCTTGAAGTTCAAGATCTTCTTAATAACGCTAAACCTAATCCGGCTCACATAAGTCTTGCAGAACTTGAAAGGGAAGGGCATATCAGGGCAATCGTTACCCAAAACATAGACAGCCTTCATCAAAGGGCCGGTAGTGTTGAGGTTATAGAATATCACGGCCATGCAAGAACATTGCGGTGCGATGTTTGCGGACAGACTTATCTTCCCGAAATGATAAGATTTGACGATTTGCCACCTAGGTGTTCCTGTTCAGGACCTATTAGACCTGATTTTGTCTTCTTTGGTGAGCCTATCCCACCCTTGGCTTATCGCCGTTCTATGGAATATGCTGCGCGCTGCGATGTAATGCTTATAATTGGCACTTCGGCGACTGTTGCTCCGGCTTCTTACCTGCCCGTTATTGCTAAAGAGCGCGGAGCCTACATTGTGGAGATTAACCCCACCCCTTCGGCCATTAGTTCAGCACTGACTGACCTTTACATTGGGGAACCGGCTGGTAAAGCTCTGCCCTGCATAGTGCAAGCGCTTCGCGAACTCAAAGAAGGTTCATCGTAA
- a CDS encoding MotA/TolQ/ExbB proton channel family protein, producing MFSFVTTTLGAGSEGSVLSILGHTGIVVRIVLLILVLLSLACWTIVVAKFWSFRKIQRENVEFLSKFHLARSIGLFYQDTRRFSETPLLYIFRAGYGEFVRFLKSVESAKVEAETPRFGRFHSGANILLGDHMKEIVHRAMETASMVERARMEKWLPVLASTGSSAPFIGLFGTVWGIMNSFRHIGLQGSANLAVVAPGIAEALIATAIGLAAAIPAVIAYNYFMQKIHVVETDMQHFINDFLNTVEKEWIKRKMTEGQSQPESKTVSAASQGNLL from the coding sequence ATGTTTTCGTTTGTGACAACAACTCTTGGTGCAGGTTCGGAAGGTTCTGTGCTTTCCATACTGGGGCATACTGGTATTGTCGTTAGAATTGTGCTCCTTATTCTGGTGCTTCTTTCGCTAGCTTGCTGGACCATCGTAGTAGCAAAGTTCTGGAGTTTCAGGAAGATTCAGCGTGAGAATGTGGAGTTTCTCTCCAAATTTCACCTAGCTCGAAGTATTGGGCTCTTTTATCAGGACACTCGACGTTTCTCTGAAACCCCCCTGTTGTATATCTTCCGAGCAGGATATGGGGAATTTGTAAGGTTCCTGAAATCCGTTGAATCGGCAAAGGTTGAAGCGGAAACCCCCAGATTTGGTAGATTCCACAGTGGAGCAAATATCCTTTTGGGAGATCACATGAAAGAGATTGTCCACAGAGCGATGGAGACGGCGAGCATGGTAGAGCGGGCCAGGATGGAGAAATGGCTTCCTGTGCTGGCTTCTACCGGAAGTAGTGCTCCCTTTATTGGTCTCTTCGGAACCGTTTGGGGCATTATGAACAGCTTTCGGCATATAGGACTTCAAGGCTCGGCCAACCTTGCCGTTGTGGCTCCAGGTATAGCTGAAGCACTTATCGCTACTGCTATTGGTCTTGCTGCTGCCATTCCCGCCGTTATCGCCTATAATTACTTTATGCAGAAGATTCACGTTGTTGAAACGGATATGCAACATTTCATTAATGATTTCCTGAACACTGTGGAAAAAGAGTGGATCAAGAGAAAAATGACGGAAGGGCAATCACAGCCAGAATCAAAAACCGTTTCTGCGGCAAGTCAGGGGAATTTGCTATGA
- the tolR gene encoding protein TolR gives MNVGDQRKPRSLMADINVTPFVDVMLVLLVIFMVTAPMMMQGVDVKLPQVQAPAIEAKEERLIITIAGDRKIFINEYEVTLGDLVSKLEAIYANRATKAGVFLRADEGLPYGFVMEVMGKIRQAGIEEIGMVTEGKPTLTPDDVKR, from the coding sequence ATGAACGTTGGGGATCAGCGAAAACCAAGATCTCTTATGGCAGACATTAACGTTACACCTTTCGTGGACGTTATGCTTGTGCTTCTCGTGATCTTTATGGTTACGGCACCCATGATGATGCAAGGAGTTGACGTTAAACTTCCCCAGGTTCAGGCGCCAGCTATTGAAGCAAAAGAAGAACGACTCATTATCACCATAGCAGGGGATCGAAAGATATTTATTAACGAATATGAGGTAACTCTTGGAGACCTTGTGTCGAAGCTTGAAGCTATCTACGCCAATAGAGCTACCAAAGCGGGGGTTTTTTTGCGAGCTGATGAGGGACTTCCTTACGGTTTTGTGATGGAAGTTATGGGAAAGATCAGGCAGGCTGGAATAGAAGAAATTGGAATGGTAACTGAAGGCAAACCAACGTTAACCCCAGACGATGTAAAACGATAA
- a CDS encoding TonB family protein, translating into MDLERSVFAVSEPKKLYAIGLIISILIHAVLVIAVVVLPKLTPSSKFTDIKAYKVKVVSADQLGKLPQKNIKAPSVSEILASAGSKESRGGKKEDIPIYSVRKISVPVEEKEVQKSEIKPIEAPSPSIAMPKTSQQPSARWENLLPNISVKRDAPKPIEQRKELLKETSASGSKENSKQTEKSSEAKAQREETSGGGGHSASSLDEKGKSSGGKSSAEGKGDSSEAGGSSQTSEEYGLARRLYYSEVWRAIQSQWAVPSELINRDDIEAILVIKIRRDGTIMDVRFEKKSGNEIFDSSVWRAVQKANPLPPFPKTYSPPYEEIGIRFRPKDLVKGQRS; encoded by the coding sequence ATGGATCTTGAACGGTCAGTTTTTGCCGTTAGTGAACCTAAGAAGCTCTACGCTATAGGGTTGATCATATCTATTCTCATTCATGCTGTGTTGGTTATTGCTGTTGTGGTGCTTCCTAAGCTGACCCCTTCATCGAAGTTCACCGACATCAAGGCCTACAAAGTTAAAGTGGTATCTGCCGATCAGTTAGGCAAGCTTCCTCAGAAAAATATAAAGGCTCCCTCGGTTAGTGAAATCCTGGCCAGTGCAGGAAGTAAAGAGTCGCGCGGAGGGAAAAAAGAAGATATTCCCATTTATTCAGTAAGGAAAATCAGTGTGCCTGTGGAGGAGAAAGAGGTTCAAAAGTCTGAAATAAAACCTATTGAAGCTCCTTCCCCATCTATCGCTATGCCTAAAACTTCCCAGCAGCCATCTGCCAGATGGGAAAACCTTCTTCCGAATATAAGTGTAAAAAGAGATGCTCCTAAGCCTATAGAACAGCGTAAGGAACTACTTAAGGAGACCAGTGCTAGCGGTTCTAAGGAGAATTCTAAACAGACTGAGAAGTCTAGCGAAGCCAAGGCTCAAAGAGAAGAAACCTCGGGGGGCGGAGGCCATTCTGCGTCTTCATTAGATGAAAAAGGCAAGTCTTCCGGGGGGAAAAGCAGTGCTGAAGGTAAAGGCGATTCATCGGAAGCTGGTGGAAGTTCTCAGACATCAGAAGAATATGGGCTTGCGAGAAGGCTTTATTACAGTGAAGTCTGGAGAGCAATCCAAAGTCAATGGGCGGTGCCTTCAGAACTAATTAATAGAGACGATATAGAAGCTATACTTGTAATAAAAATTCGGCGGGATGGAACCATTATGGACGTCCGATTTGAAAAAAAATCCGGAAACGAAATTTTTGATTCTTCAGTCTGGAGAGCGGTTCAAAAAGCAAATCCTCTTCCTCCTTTTCCAAAAACTTATAGCCCGCCCTACGAAGAAATTGGTATTCGCTTTAGACCAAAAGATTTGGTAAAAGGACAGCGATCGTAA
- the pal gene encoding peptidoglycan-associated lipoprotein Pal, which yields MRKSRLLMGMVGMLLVCGLLVSCSKKTVQGPPMGPGLAGPGAGGYGAPGAEAGIGTTPLTDEKLRALGITTEEQKREFLRQKEEFENQDIHFDFDSAAIREDAKPILSKKAEFLKRYPSLTITIEGHCDERGTNEYNLALGERRAHSAWQYLVNLGINPERMQMISYGEERPIATGHDEASWAKNRRAHFVIHF from the coding sequence ATGAGGAAAAGTAGATTGCTTATGGGGATGGTTGGAATGCTTTTGGTGTGCGGTCTGCTAGTAAGCTGTAGTAAAAAAACCGTTCAGGGACCACCTATGGGACCGGGACTTGCGGGACCTGGTGCTGGTGGCTACGGAGCACCTGGTGCCGAAGCAGGTATTGGAACTACTCCTTTGACAGACGAAAAACTTCGAGCTCTTGGTATTACCACTGAGGAACAGAAGCGAGAATTTCTTAGACAAAAGGAAGAATTTGAAAATCAAGATATCCATTTCGATTTTGACTCTGCAGCGATTCGAGAAGATGCAAAACCTATTTTGTCTAAGAAAGCTGAATTCTTGAAGAGATACCCTTCTCTTACTATCACCATTGAAGGACATTGCGACGAGCGAGGAACTAACGAGTATAACCTTGCTCTTGGGGAGAGAAGAGCCCACAGCGCGTGGCAGTATCTCGTAAATCTTGGTATAAATCCGGAACGAATGCAGATGATCAGTTACGGTGAAGAGAGACCAATAGCTACTGGGCACGATGAAGCATCATGGGCAAAAAACCGCCGAGCCCATTTCGTAATACATTTCTAG
- the ybgF gene encoding tol-pal system protein YbgF encodes MKGKILLLIVIFGVIAGISGCVTTGGNELSALNQRMVMLEERVYRLEQTMEGYKASAKNVADMGASIDALRTKVGQVQGKVEEHEQKLSAVSNQLAQIQDAAKKQQEKPSTPPLTAPAEQQKEQKAEPSPKPPEKPTEQPAGTTKQAAVSEKPQETPQKKPSEESPQQKPSSEKAMYEESLAAYNRKDYNASEKGFQEFLKKYPDSPLADDATFWLGEIQFTRGNLLKAIEHYQKVIDVYPKGNKVPMAMYKQGKAWEKLGDSTAAKILYEKVIKKYANTSEANLAKQALDELNKGSSKQ; translated from the coding sequence ATGAAAGGTAAAATTTTGCTGTTAATTGTAATTTTTGGAGTTATTGCCGGGATTAGTGGCTGTGTTACTACCGGTGGTAACGAACTGTCTGCTCTGAATCAGAGAATGGTTATGCTGGAAGAGCGAGTTTACAGATTAGAGCAGACAATGGAAGGTTATAAGGCTAGCGCTAAAAATGTGGCAGACATGGGTGCATCCATTGATGCTCTTAGAACCAAGGTGGGGCAGGTGCAGGGTAAAGTTGAAGAACACGAACAGAAGCTCTCGGCAGTTTCTAATCAACTCGCTCAGATTCAGGATGCGGCGAAAAAACAGCAGGAAAAGCCTTCTACTCCTCCTTTAACTGCTCCTGCTGAACAACAAAAAGAACAAAAAGCTGAACCTTCACCTAAACCACCAGAAAAGCCCACAGAACAACCTGCTGGAACAACAAAACAAGCTGCCGTTTCTGAAAAACCTCAAGAAACTCCACAAAAAAAACCCTCAGAGGAATCTCCTCAACAAAAGCCTTCTTCAGAGAAAGCTATGTATGAGGAATCTCTGGCAGCATACAATCGCAAGGATTACAATGCCTCAGAAAAGGGCTTTCAAGAGTTTCTCAAGAAATATCCCGATTCTCCTTTAGCCGATGACGCAACTTTCTGGCTGGGGGAAATCCAGTTTACTCGCGGCAATCTTCTAAAAGCTATCGAGCATTACCAAAAAGTTATAGATGTCTATCCCAAGGGCAACAAGGTTCCCATGGCTATGTATAAGCAGGGGAAAGCCTGGGAAAAATTGGGAGATTCAACGGCGGCAAAAATACTCTATGAAAAAGTTATAAAGAAATATGCCAACACCAGCGAAGCAAATCTTGCAAAACAAGCCTTAGATGAGCTGAATAAGGGATCTTCAAAACAATAG